AGGTGACTCAATTGCTTACTTTAACAGTAAAAATATCGCGCTTGATGCCCCATTAGGCAGCTTGCAATTCGTTATTGATGCAGGCAAAAACGGTGAGAAAATTCCTATGCATGGTGGCTTTGGTCCTGAAGGCGTTTTCAACGTCGCAAGCTCAAGTCAAAACAGCGATGGCACTTATGGTCCAGTGACCAATGGTCCAACTTATATGCAATCAGTAACGTTTGATAGTAAAGGCCCTGTCGTTGAAGCACTGCTAGCCTTCTCGCAAGCTGGTGATACGACTCGTCCTTTCCATCGTGATCAGACCCGTCGTTATTCTGCTAAAGACTGGATTCGTCTGCCTTTTAGCGCTGGTGAAATATCTAAGCAAGCCATTGGCAATAAGATTCAATTAAGAGAATAAAATTAGCGTAATATTTGATAGTAATAGAAAAGACTTTAGGACAATCCTAGAGTCTTTTTTTCATCACCTAACTATACAACTTTATAGCTATGTGATTAGCGTCGCTGTATAACTAACCTCGCTGTCCATGACACTATAAGCTGTGATTTGTTATACTAGTCATTACTTATTTCAATCGTTTTTTATTAGCTTTCGTAAGAAATACAGCTATTAGCAAAGCCATAAATGTCTTATTCAAAATAGCGATCGATACAGTCAAACGAGGAATCTCGCATGTCAGAACAAGTTGATATCAATAGCACACCTGAACACGCCATCAATGCGAGCGATCAGCCCACTACAGTGCGTCCTGTTATGCAACCGGACAATCCCTATGCCAGTACTCGTGGCAGCATCACCAGCAAACAGCTGCCAGCATTCGATCAAGATATCATTAATAAGTATAATCGTTCGGGACCACGCTATACCTCTTACCCAACTGCTTTAGAGTTTTCATCGATACCAGAAGGGCTTGAGACAAAAATCCTGCAAGCGCGCGAAGCTCATGCGCCGCTATCACTTTACTTCCATATCCCGTTTTGTCGCCATCTTTGCTATTACTGTGCTTGCAATAAAATCATCACCAAAAAGAATAGCGATGCAGGCGATTATTTAGCCTATCTAATTGCTGAAATTAAACACAAACGTGGGTTATTAACGCCACCAGAAGACGGTAAAAAACCACTGGTTAAACAGCTACATTTCGGTGGTGGTACGCCAACGTTTTTACAAGACAATGAGTTGATACAACTGTGGGAGTTTTTGCAGACCCAGTTTGAGTTTTTACCAGAAGATCAAGGTGATTACTCTATCGAAATTGACCCGCGCGAGCTCAGTAGCGAGACCTTAAAAGTATTGCGTACTCTTGGTTTTAACCGCGTCAGCTTAGGCGTACAGGATTTAGACGAAACCGTACAAATTGCGGTCAATCGTGTGCATTCAGCAGAGCTTATTGAAAATGTATTAAATGAGGCGCGCGAATTAGGCTTTCATTCTATCAATGTCGATTTGATTTATGGCTTACCACATCAAACGCCTGAAACCTTTGATAAAACCATACGCCGTATTATCGAGATGTCGCCAGATCGCTTGTCGGTATTTAATTATGCTCATTTGCCTGAACGCTTTAAGGCGCAGCGTCAAATCAAAGAGGACGATTTACCTACTCCATCTGATAAGTTCACGATGCTCGGTAATACCATCAATACTTTAACTGAAGCCGGTTATCAATATATTGGCATTGACCATTTTGCCAAACCTGATGATGAGCTTGCCGTCGCCCAGCGTGAG
The window above is part of the Psychrobacter cryohalolentis K5 genome. Proteins encoded here:
- the hemN gene encoding oxygen-independent coproporphyrinogen III oxidase — translated: MQPDNPYASTRGSITSKQLPAFDQDIINKYNRSGPRYTSYPTALEFSSIPEGLETKILQAREAHAPLSLYFHIPFCRHLCYYCACNKIITKKNSDAGDYLAYLIAEIKHKRGLLTPPEDGKKPLVKQLHFGGGTPTFLQDNELIQLWEFLQTQFEFLPEDQGDYSIEIDPRELSSETLKVLRTLGFNRVSLGVQDLDETVQIAVNRVHSAELIENVLNEARELGFHSINVDLIYGLPHQTPETFDKTIRRIIEMSPDRLSVFNYAHLPERFKAQRQIKEDDLPTPSDKFTMLGNTINTLTEAGYQYIGIDHFAKPDDELAVAQREGKLHRNFQGYTIMGDCDLLGFGVSSISQIANANSSYILQNHTDLQVYKDNIDAARNNPTIMPAVNVIKTSIKDRLREYVIMNLLCHDYMDFRDINQKFGIDAITYFIHEIQQLGEMQEDRLIDMDAAGIRVLPRGRLLGRNVAMVFDEYLDKKHKDRFSKVI